Sequence from the Maribellus comscasis genome:
GCCTGTCCAGAAGGTCTCCGTTTTCGTCAACATAGGGTGTTGGACGGAAAGTGGTATTCGGATATAGTATCCCAAAACACAATCCGTCGGCATACAATAAATCCGCTGAGTTATTATAAATTTCGTAAAACTTATCGGCGCCATAACTTTCTTCCTCCGGGGTTCTTGAGCCGGAAACATATAACTCTTTAATTACAAATCCTTCACTTTGAATGGAATAGTCGGTTTGAATGGTTAGCGTTTCGCCAGAGTCGGTGATAACCACACCTGTTAGCGCCCCATTAAAAAGGATGGTCTTGCGCGTTGGGTAGTTGTCTATTTCAATCTCATGTTCTTCTGTAAGCGACACCATCACATCATAGTTCCCCCCGCGGACTTCGAATGTTGCGAGGCCTGATTCGTCGGTTAAGTTTTCGTATTCCCTGTTGGTTTGTACGTTCGTTATTTTTACGGTTGCGTTCCCGATTGGAGCACCTTCACTAAATTCTACCGGATATTTTACCAGAACTTTTAGCTCCAGGGTTGAAGGTACGTTGTACACATCAGTACAACCGGCTACAATTACGAGTAGGAAAATTAAATACTTTTTCACGTCATTTAAATTTAAAACTGCATTTTTACATCTGCGCCAAAATAAGGTACCTGGTTACGTCTTCGATATCTACCTTCGCGACTGGTTAAGTACCATGGTCTGATGTTCAGAAAATTATTGGCATAAAAAGAAAGTTTAAAACGATCTCCTATATCTTTTGAAATTTTTATATCACATTTTAACAACACTGGCATTGTTTCTTCTCCAAACCGAAATTTAGATAGTTTCTCAATTGCTGTTTGGTGTAACTGGTCCTGAAAATCGGCAATGGTATATTCATGTTCCACATTGTCATAAAATTTGTAACTTTCAGGTAAAAAATAGTAGTCTTCTTCTTCGTCTTCGTTGATAAATAAGTCAGGATTTCCCAAATAATCTCTTAACTGGGAGAGGCTGTAAAGTTTGAATTTGCCGGGATAAAGTTTTCTTCGGTCTTTTTCAAACCAAATTACCTGGGTATTTAAAGAAATCAGTAGTTTGAGTTCCGGAATATGGTTTATTATGCTAAAATTTGTATTCAACCTTTCGGCAACATTCCCATAGCCATGTTCATCAGCAAATTTGACTGCGAAAGATTCCTGTGAGCTGGTATTCCCTGAATAGGTGGTATAATATACTCTTTCCCAATATGGTGCTCCGTCAGTAAATGATTCGGTATAAAACCAGGCACCGGCAATGTTAAACGAAGTCCTTATCGCTTGTATGGTTCCAATATTCAAACTGTATTCTATCCCTTTTTTAATTCGCTGGCTGGCGTTTCTGTATACCGAATAAGTCCTGAATGTAACATCCTCTTCGTATCCAACAGCTTGCGCTTCACCAGTGCTTTCATCGGTATAATAAATTCCGTCGCCAGGCACATAATATGGGTGTAAGCCGGCATCTATGGTATTATAATCACGATATGCGATTGGATAATAAATCTGGTCCAAATCAAATCCGCCTTCGTATTTTTCGTAAAAGAAGGTAACCCTGCCCGAAATTTTATCAATTTGAAAATCAATTCCGGTTTCATATTTGTTCCCTGTAGATGGTTTCAGATCGTAATTTTTTGTGTCTTCAACTACATCTGTTGTATATACAATCAAATCGGGATAATAATTAAAACTTTCAACATCATTGTATTTTTTATCAGGATACAGATGAGCCAGTGTAGGGGCTTTTGTTGTTTGACCGTAACCTGCTCTTAGGCTCAGGTTTCTGAAAAGTGTATTGTTTTTCCGGTTCAAAATTTCGTATTGAATATTAATTCTTGGGTCGAGTCCAATGCTCCCGCTGGTAGTAAAAAGCCCGTCGGGTTGAATATTATCCATGCGTATTCCCGCCATGATGTTTAGTTCCGTAGTACCAAGCTCTACCAGGACTTTATCTTCAGCAAACAACGAAAATTGGTTTAGTGAAGGAATATCGGTAAAAGGCCGGGGCCGGGTACCGGCGCCCGAGGGGGGTCTTTCTACATCAAAAATTCTTCCTTGTCCGTTGTTTCCGGTAGTTCTCCATTCAGCACCAATCAAAACATTATTGCTGAACACCCCCATCTTTTTTAAAAGTTTTGCTTTTAGTTTTGAATAGATGTTAAAAGGCCGACCGTCATAGTTAACTTCAGAATAATAGGAAGAAGGACCGTAAGAAATCTCATACTCGCCATCTTCTGTGGCAGTTGTAAAAAAGCTGGGACCGCTGGATGACTGCTCCCATGTTTTTTCATAGCCATCCTGCCATGTTTTTTCGTAGCCAAAATCAAAAGACAAATTTGTAATGTATGTTTTGTCAAGTGTCCAGTTGACAGAAAGATTTGTTCTTATTTCCTGGTCTTTTGAATAGTTTTCTTCTTCCAAAATCATATCCGGATCCCATTTCTGCCCGTCGAGGCTGTTTACAAAATCCAGTTTTAGTTCCATTTGAAGCGGGGAGCGATTTCTGAAAAATGTTTTTGAATATTTTGCCGTGGTATTAATTCGTTTGTAAAGGTCGGTCTGTTCAACAAGCTTATTGTACGACTGAGTGTATCCGAGATCTACATTGATTACGCC
This genomic interval carries:
- a CDS encoding TonB-dependent receptor, giving the protein MLKKLYILFLISFAVFTAPVALAQNNIKISGKITDAVTNEPLMYANVAFVELAIGTTSNENGEFTFVSIPPGTYTFSVTYIGYTEYSITADFTKDVDLKIKLRQQSLGLKEVTVTAENSKTGATSSKIKSEAISHVQASSIKDVLQLIPGNISENPDLSEPGKISIREIGTDINSALGTAVIIDNIPVSNDGNMQQSIESLNDMSSNSGTGVDLRSIPVENIESITVDVGIPSAEHGNLTSGAVHIKTKAGGSPYNAKLKADPHTKEAYLGKGYLLKNNKGVINVDLGYTQSYNKLVEQTDLYKRINTTAKYSKTFFRNRSPLQMELKLDFVNSLDGQKWDPDMILEEENYSKDQEIRTNLSVNWTLDKTYITNLSFDFGYEKTWQDGYEKTWEQSSSGPSFFTTATEDGEYEISYGPSSYYSEVNYDGRPFNIYSKLKAKLLKKMGVFSNNVLIGAEWRTTGNNGQGRIFDVERPPSGAGTRPRPFTDIPSLNQFSLFAEDKVLVELGTTELNIMAGIRMDNIQPDGLFTTSGSIGLDPRINIQYEILNRKNNTLFRNLSLRAGYGQTTKAPTLAHLYPDKKYNDVESFNYYPDLIVYTTDVVEDTKNYDLKPSTGNKYETGIDFQIDKISGRVTFFYEKYEGGFDLDQIYYPIAYRDYNTIDAGLHPYYVPGDGIYYTDESTGEAQAVGYEEDVTFRTYSVYRNASQRIKKGIEYSLNIGTIQAIRTSFNIAGAWFYTESFTDGAPYWERVYYTTYSGNTSSQESFAVKFADEHGYGNVAERLNTNFSIINHIPELKLLISLNTQVIWFEKDRRKLYPGKFKLYSLSQLRDYLGNPDLFINEDEEEDYYFLPESYKFYDNVEHEYTIADFQDQLHQTAIEKLSKFRFGEETMPVLLKCDIKISKDIGDRFKLSFYANNFLNIRPWYLTSREGRYRRRNQVPYFGADVKMQF